One genomic window of Punica granatum isolate Tunisia-2019 chromosome 1, ASM765513v2, whole genome shotgun sequence includes the following:
- the LOC116208409 gene encoding peptide-N4-(N-acetyl-beta-glucosaminyl)asparagine amidase A-like produces MAPSSSTFLLLLFLSLLLHRIPFAAANNLRRSKSLALRRGLDPTSDTALTTNLTAVPPYRYFEVTKPIHTPPTKPCSYLVLRHQFAYTYGKPPVLTNYTPPSDHGCPSREFSKIVLEWTATCRGVQYDRIFGVWLGGVELLRSCTAEPRATGIIWTVQKDITRYHSLLMENSTLAVYLGNIVTKTYTGIYDVNITMHFYPAAEKSVFDGLNWGYSVPGYGSWADLILPISRNLPLKDGLWFEIENATDTESKKFSIPQNVYRAVLEVYVSFHGDDEFWYANYPNEYIEANNLTSADGNGPFREVVVTLDGEIVGSVWPFTVIFTGGINPLFWRPITGIGSFDLPSYDIEITPFLSKILDGEVHELGFSVTNALDVWYIDANLHIWVDEKSKKTTSKLLSYSGAPLLYSSKLDFKGLDGKFLIKANRSISATGWVNSSYGNITTRWTQKFNFSNCMILGNEANMQIVNQLIHYDDRVDLKTESSSVKSIHSYKKFPFVFYINVLDQGKGAYLEVANVTFAFNENKGRKAAFGVSKSKLRNVQKANGYMVVKNNLVVSGLGTMAEVFKYNSSRDCYFRNVSSSNYTILYDDVESSCDGGIRQFPLRFGLNRHATFSF; encoded by the coding sequence ATGGCTCCCTCATCCTCTAcctttctcctcctcctctttctctccctcctcctccaccgTATTCCCTTCGCCGCGGCCAACAACCTCCGCCGGTCCAAATCTCTTGCCCTCAGACGCGGACTCGATCCGACCTCAGACACAGCCCTGACAACGAACTTAACTGCCGTTCCACCATACCGCTACTTCGAGGTCACCAAGCCCATCCACACCCCGCCCACAAAGCCATGCTCCTACCTTGTCCTCCGCCACCAGTTCGCCTACACTTATGGCAAGCCACCGGTCCTCACCAACTACACCCCTCCCTCCGACCATGGCTGCCCCTCCCGGGAGTTCTCCAAGATTGTCCTCGAATGGACCGCCACGTGCCGCGGCGTGCAGTACGACCGGATCTTCGGTGTGTGGCTCGGCGGGGTTGAGCTCCTCCGCAGCTGCACAGCCGAGCCCCGAGCCACTGGCATCATCTGGACTGTCCAGAAGGACATCACGAGGTACCATTCCCTCCTCATGGAGAACAGCACATTAGCGGTTTACCTCGGCAATATCGTCACTAAAACCTACACCGGGATTTATGATGTTAATATAACTATGCACTTCTACCCTGCTGCTGAAAAATCCGTTTTTGATGGCCTGAATTGGGGATATTCTGTTCCGGGGTATGGTTCCTGGGCTGACTTGATCCTGCCCATCTCCCGGAACTTGCCGCTGAAGGATGGGCTGTGGTTTGAGATCGAGAATGCCACGGATACCGAGTCGAAGAAATTTAGTATTCCGCAGAATGTGTATCGGGCTGTGCTGGAGGTATATGTTTCCTTCCATGGGGATGATGAGTTCTGGTATGCAAATTACCCGAATGAGTACATCGAGGCAAACAATCTCACCTCGGCAGATGGAAATGGGCCCTTTAGAGAGGTTGTGGTGACTCTCGACGGGGAGATTGTGGGCAGTGTTTGGCCTTTCACTGTCATCTTCACAGGAGGAATCAACCCTCTCTTCTGGAGACCAATTACCGGTATTGGGTCCTTCGATCTCCCTTCCTACGATATCGAGATAACACCGTTCTTATCTAAGATATTGGACGGGGAGGTCCATGAGCTTGGTTTCAGCGTCACGAATGCCCTCGATGTTTGGTACATAGACGCGAACTTGCACATTTGGGTGGACGAGAAGAGCAAAAAGACCACATCTAAGCTTTTAAGTTACAGCGGTGCGCCTCTACTCTATTCGTCGAAGTTGGACTTTAAGGGCTTGGACGGGAAGTTCCTAATCAAGGCGAACAGGTCCATCTCGGCTACTGGATGGGTTAATTCCTCTTATGGAAATATCACTACCCGCTGGActcaaaaattcaatttcagCAACTGCATGATCTTGGGGAACGAGGCGAACATGCAGATTGTTAACCAGTTGATCCATTACGATGATAGAGTCGATTTGAAGACGGAGTCCTCGTCCGTTAAGTCGATCCATTCTTACAAGAAGTTCCCGTTTGTCTTCTACATCAACGTCCTCGACCAGGGGAAGGGAGCTTACTTAGAAGTAGCAAATGTGACCTTTGCGTTCAATGAGAACAAAGGCAGGAAGGCTGCTTTCGGAGTTTCCAAGAGCAAGTTGAGAAATGTGCAGAAGGCAAACGGTTATATGGTCGTGAAGAACAACTTGGTAGTCAGTGGATTGGGCACTATGGCGGAGGTATTCAAGTACAATAGCAGCAGAGACTGCTACTTTAGGAATGTCAGTAGCTCAAACTATACAATCCTCTACGATGATGTTGAGAGTAGCTGTGATGGGGGAATCAGGCAATTCCCTCTCAGGTTCGGTCTAAATAGACACGCAACCTTTTCGTTTTGA